The following is a genomic window from Hypomesus transpacificus isolate Combined female chromosome 14, fHypTra1, whole genome shotgun sequence.
TGTCATTCTAGTGGCTAGTGGAATAGTACTATATCATGCTTctgatccctgtgtgtgtgtgagcctgtgtgtgcgcgtgtgtgcgcgcgtgtgtgtgtgtgagcctgtgcGCTTGTGCGTGCGCACGGACACGTGAATGCATGTGACTTGGGTGTATGaccgtgttgtgtttttgttctgGGTCTCCAGTGCGTCTCTGGGCCGGGTGTATGAGGAGCACGTGTTGGCCATAGGCAGTCTGGACGAGAGGATCTTCCTGGGAGAGGGGGCCAACGAGGACATCGGCACCCCGGGGCCCTGCCTGTGTGAGAGGCTGGAGAACAAGGACGCGTCGGCCTACCGACTATACAGCAGTCTGACTGTaagagacagcacacacacacgctaacagtACACATGGCAACATCAATGAACAGATTGAGACCAAAGATCACACAGCTGATGGAAGTAGAGTATGCAAATAAACATGCATGTGTGGACTTATGTTAAGTTTTATTCTTATACCGTTCGCAGTTACTAAACTAAGTGTTTTAGTGGTGATTTAGTGAAGGTCGAGAAAATAACACCAGTACTACTCTGTCCTCATAAAGTATACCTTTTTGCTTAAAACAAATTGACCATTAATACTTTCTGAAGCTTGTTGATCCTTGTTTCTGCCAGGGTGTCAAGTAAACAGTCCTCATTCTGCTGTTCCCAGGTCTCGACCCTGAAAGTGTCCACTCCGCTGACCGGCAGGAAGTACGTCCAGGACAACAGCATGGGCACGCCTGTGTCCACCGCCACGCAGAGCGTGGGACGCCTCCACAGTCTACTCACAGGGCTGAAGCACGGCCCCAGTACCAGACTGGTGGACATACTGAGGTACTACGCTCTCtttattgtttttaaatatgtttaCGATTTTACAGCAAAAGCCAAGTGAGTTATGTTAAGCATCAATCCTTTACAAATGTGTGAACATGCACTTTTTTATCTTGCCTGCTCAGAATATTTTGACTCTTTCAGATTCAGTGGAAGAGTTTGTATGGGCTGTGTTTGTCTGGGGTGGGGAGACTAACAGTCTTGCTGGGATGTTTGGGTTCAGGGGGTGTACCAGGGACCCCAGTGAAGCCATCTCCTCCAGACTGAAGGACATGTTCCAGCTCTTTTGCCAACACTACGAGAGCAAGGGGGAAGAAAACGGAGGCCTGGGGAAAggtacacgcacatacacacacttggacacacaccaATACCCACAAACTTGGACCAGACAGTACATACGCACGCATCTCTGGCTACATACATATAATTAAGTCTAGATGGATGCCTTTTCTACATAATGATGAtctatatattttgtttttccCACAGACATTGCAGTCAAGTATTTCCGCCTGGCAGAAGCTCTTTACTACAAGATACTGGAGGCTGTCATTGATCAGGAGAAGAAGAGACTAGGAGACACAGACCTATCTGTGAGTCGATCGAGCCTGACTGTTATGCTCATCTAATCAGTTCGTAGAAAGAACACCAGGTTATGGGTCGAAGCCTTCTTTTCCATTTTCAGGGACCGCCAAATGCAAAAAGTGTGACGTAGTGTGAGAGTGGTCTGTGTGTTGTTGCACACTGCAGGGTATTCTGGAGCAGGACATGTTCCATCGCTCCCTCCTGGCCTGCTGCGTGGAGATCGTCATGTTCTCCTACCGCCCCCCTGGGGAGTTCCCCAAAGTCATCCAGATATTCCAGATTCCTGCCTACCACTTCTACAAGGTAGCACAACACACTGGCCCTGGCCTCATGACACACCATTATCTTGACTGCTGCAAGGGGACCAGACCTCAGTCTCTCCTAAACATGGAGAAACACACCCAAATCTACTCGAAACAGTCTAGTTAGTGACTTTCtccactcctgtgtgtgtgtgtccatgatgGCGTGCGTGTGCGTCATGCCCAGGTGATTGAGGTGCTGGTGCGGGCGGAGCAGGGTCTGTTCCGGGAGGTGGTGAAGCATCTGAaccaggtggaggagcaggtccTGGACAGCCTGGCGTGGAGAGGAGACTCCCCGCTGTGGGACAGCGTGAAGGGGGCCAAGAACCGAGTCCCTGCCTGCCAGGAGGTCTGAGCTGGCCCACAATACCCCATCcctgtacccacacacacacacaccggctcacacacactcaacactcaAGCACAGACATgctcgcacacatgcacacacacgcacacaaatgaaTATACACTTATATTCCAGGTGCAATAACAAATCGGCCCTCGACAGAGGCATCACGCTTCAATGAAACAGCGTACACAATTCAAAACTGTAATTAGATGACACCCCATAACTGAACTTAAAGAAGAGACATTAAGGGCTTTCATACTGACAGAtaactgtgtatgtatgtggtgttTAGATGTGAGTCCCAGAggaggtcatgtgtgtgtgtgttttggtgctCTAGGTGATGCTTCCTCAGTACCTGGAGGACAGCGAAGGAGGCAGCAGCAGTGGTAGCGCCCCTCGGACCCCCATCCACCATGGAGCTGACCTCACCTCCCACAGCACCGccagaggtgagtgtgtgtgtgcatggaagGTGTGacgttttatttgttttttggtCAAGTCAAGTAGTTCATTATctttatcacccccccccccccccccccccccctccaggcgtgtctccctctcccaccacgCTCCAGGACCGCTACAGCTCCCCCCCCACCGGCACATTCAGGCGCCGTCTGTTCGTCGACGGCGCCAACGCCGTCACCATCGAACCCTCCTCCACGACCACCATCACCACGGCCGCCACGCCTATCAGGGGCACCCAGAGCCCTCTGGTCAGCACCATCCCCGCGGGGCAGACCGTGGTCTCCATGGCGACGGCCACCGTCACCGCCAACAACGGCCAGACGGTCACCATACCGGTGCAAGGTGAGGGCGAGGGGATTGTGTGGTTAGTGTCCGATCCCGAGGTTTTGTGTGCAGCGCATTGTACGTATAGCTGTAGCTTTAGGTGTGAACTCTAGAGAGAGCCATATTACCATATCACATGTACGATAGATTGGTTTGTTATAACATTTGTTACGTGTGCGTTTCCATCTTCTGCATGTATGTGGGAAGTTACCTTTAGTATTCAGTGTAGCGCAACGTAGTGGCCATTCTAATGCCCTTTGACCTTTGCAGGAATAGCAAATGAGAACGGAGGTATCACCTTCATCCCTGTCCAAGTGAGTGTGACGGGACAAGGCGGAGCCACACTGCAGCCTCTGACCGCCCAATCCCTGACTGGCACTCTGAGCACCCAACCAGTAGTGACCACCACCCAGAGTAGTCCCGCCCCCCAGGGAAGCCCTGCAGCCAGCAAGCCAATCAGCAAGCCTCAGAGGAAGGGCTCCCTTTCACTGTTTTTCCGCAAGGTGAGCTTTGTCTTCCTGCCACAGTCTGGTGTGGTCCAGGAAGAAGCAGACATTTAAAATATGCTTCATCGTAAAAGATACCACATGATCTTCCAACAAAATGTTATTGTCCTCCAGAACAACAAACCTGCCTACTCAGGGTATCTAGATAGTTCCAATGTACCGTGACTCCAATTTTGTCCAAACAAATAGAATCCAGAATTTCAAAGTCAGATCTTGACATACTCGTGGCATTGTAATTGCTAAGTAGGCCTACCTTCCTCAAAATCATCGACTTCCGTTTGTGCCTACTCTACCAGGAAGGCCCAACTAGTTTCAAAATGTAGCTTATTCTGATCATAATACCACCATTGGGATTCTAATGAGTGTGCCAACGGCAGGTGTACCACCTGGCCAGTGTCCGCCTGAGAGACCTGTGTGTGAAGCTGGACATCTCCTCAGAGCTGCGGAGGAAGATCTGGACGTGTTTCGAGTACTCTCTGGTGCACTGCACCGAGCTCATGATGGACCGCCACCTCGACCAGCTCCTCATGTGTGCAGTGTACGTCATgaccaaggtgtgtgtgtgtgtactgtacgtatGCATGTATAtgctgtacatgtgtgtctaaGTGCGTTTGAGTCCTAGAGTTAACCTGCCCTGTTAACAATGTGTGTATTTAAGTAGGCACTCTTATGTAttggtgtgcatgtgagtgtgtggtaaCTTGACCTGTTGTCaaggcatgtgtgtttgtcactgTTCTGCAGGTGACCAAGGAGGACAAGTCTTTCCAGAACATCATGAGGTCCTATCGGACCCAGCCACAGGCCTGCAGCagtgtgagtctgtctgtctgtccgtctgtccccgtctgtctgtccgtccgtctgtctgtatgtttgtACTCACagcagatatatatatatatatagcgaGTCATGTGTGTTCTGGTGCGTTGTTCACATGTTGTTTTCATATGCCTGTCCAACTGCAGGTCTACAGGAGTGTGTTGATCTCTGGGAGGATGAGGCGTCACTCGGGAAACAGCGAGGGCAACAGACAGAACTCTCCTGCAGACGCTAGGCAGGAGCTGGGTGagagtacacacacccacatgctgtACATAAAccacacatgcaaatacacacacacatccacacatagattacatttacatttacatttagtcatttagcagacgctgttatccagagcgacttacagtaagtacagggacattccccccgaggcaagtagggtgaagtgccttgcccaaggacacaacgtcatttggcttggcggggaatcgatccggcaaccttctgattattagtccgactccctcaccgctcagccatctgactccccaataGATAAACCAGACAGATATATACACACGttcatatgtacacacacacacatacaaacacgttTCTTAACCTATGCAAACATatcaaacccctcccccccatgagAACGATGACAACAGCTCATTGgtgatcctccccccccccctcccccagtgagTGGAGACAGCAGCCCCATGACCATGCGTTCCAGCAGCACCCTGCCCGCCCCGCAGCCAGGCAgcgacccctccacccccaccgccgccccctcctcctccacggtctcctccctctccccttcgtCGTCCCTGGGCCTGCCCGCcgcccaggaggaggaggagaggggcgaccTCATCCACTTCTACAACCTGGTCTACATCAAGCAGATGCGCCTCTACGCTCTGCGATACTGTCCTGGCTCGCCCTCCGCAGGGGTGAGTTTGGAcagaagggggaagaggggggcgaCTAGGACATCTAACCAATACAGTCGTGTCTGAGGACGTAAAGACGAATATATTGTTAGTACACTAGGATGTATAGTGTACTCTTATATGACTACACTACTATGTTCTAAAACAAAttccgtgtgtctgtgtgtgtatgtgtgcgtgcatctgtatgtgtgtgtgtgtcctagacGGAGTCCCCCCCGCTGTGCCCATACCCCTGTATGAGGAGCAGCTCTCCACGCCGGGTCCTGCTCTCGCACAACCACTCCATCTACATCTCTCCCCACAAGAGCCCCGgccccgccaccaccaccaccaccaccacccctcccaccacccGCGACAAGATCTTCTACTACATCTGCAGCAGCCCGGCCCACGTGagtcagcatacacacacacacacacacacatacctatacacacaccctaacaaATGTCAGGCACACTCTTGTGTATCGTGCATGTTGATACACGATGCAGAGGGCGTACTGATTTACTCTTGGGTTGGTCATATTGTTGCTGTTTAAGACATTGTTATGTGCGTTATGAACATATGGAACATTTCATTGATATACTGATATATATTTTCTATGTTGTATATATTATACTGTTATTATGAATAAAAGATTGATGTCATATTCAAATCTACTCGTGACTGAACCAGATCAGTCACTGAGGGGGAAAGGGGCATGTTCAGGGCCGTGTGAAGGTAGCTTTACCACAGCTGGTGTGGATCCTCAGTGTTCCTGTGGTGTTCTCCTAGCGTCTGCAGGAGATCAACAGTATGATCCGGACAGGCGAGACCCCCACCAAGAAGCGCAGcatgcagctggaggaggagccatcTCCCAAGAGGGTGTGTCACGACCACCGGACCGCCCTCCTGCGCAGACTGCAGGACGTGGCCAACGACCGCAGCTCCTCCCACTGAGGGAGCTCTTGGCTGTCGCTAGATGGCGTCAACGTCGCCAGGAGGTCACAGCAGATGCGGTTTGATTATGATTAGCGGTTTTCTCAGCATGGACATGAGCTTCTTAATTTGAATAGTTCAAACTGCTACAAGCGGTCAACCTTCTTTCTGTGCTCTTCTTTGTACTGTAAACCGTAGGAATGAATGTCATCCCCAAAACTCTGCAAAGCTACACATTTTAAGTCAAGTATTTTGCTTTTCCAGGGCTATTTTTAGTCTGACAACAATAGGAGGGATTTGAAATCCCCAATTAAAGTTTATCAGATGTTTTTGAACCTTAGTTGTGATTTGATTACTACTACGCATTGTTAGACTGTAGTCGTCCAATCTTGTTTTAATATTCATTTGGATTAAGgcaggtaaaaaaataaaaataaatagtatctttatttatatagcatttTTTAAACAACATAGCTCTCATCTCTATCTACAATCAGATATTTTGGGGGATAAAACCATCTGTCAAACTTCCAAGTTGGAGTAGAAAATCCTTAAAAGATTGTTCCATGACCCAAGAAATGCCTCTCAGTGTTAGACATTTTCTGTGGTGTGTACAATGCATCATTCCATCATGTattgattattttatttatggAAATGTATTTCAAAGGTTAATTTAATGGCTTTCGAAATGAATGAAATGAAGAACACAGCACAGACAAAAGCACTTGACAATGACTTCTTAAGACTTTGTACATCATTTTACCTTTAGTATGTTCTTATTGAGATGAATGTCAAAGCTTTTCTAATAACGCATGCAGGTTTTATATGATCTAGAGGCTTCCAAAGCAAAACTAAACATCACTGCGCTTTTGTCAGGTTTTTAATTTGTGTTTTACCTAATATTTAAGATAGTATAATTTAAGTTTAGGTTGTAACTTGTCTTTTAACTATGACAATACtagtgatttaaaaaaaaacaatctcactgacaaaaatatttattttttagtcTCATATACCTCCTAAATTGTTAGATTTCAAATGTAGTATTATCACTTTTATAGATACATTTGaaaaagttacatttgtattgttGTTGGCTGTCAACTTCCCATCACCAGTCatggaaaatgtttgtacattttgtaaaaaagaattccttttattttattttttgcagTTTGAGAAGTGCCTTCTCCCATTAGCTAAATTAATGTGTTCATTAAAATCATGAAACTGTAGGCTCcatactcctcctacaaattgtgtttgtgaaaaaaaactgcaaATAAATGCATTGCCTTTGGAAATCCCTGTATGTTGTCATTGTCAGTTCAGTTTTTTCACCTCTAGATGGGGCTCAGACTCTAGTTTTGAGTATCTAGCAGCGATTTGAGTACTCGCTGTTTCCCATCCAAAAGTTTGGACATAAGCATAAAATTAAGAACAAAACAATCTCATagacttaaaataaataattttatgGCTACACTTCTTCGTCTTCAAAAACCGGGGTGTAGTATCTGTCATATGTTTCATAACAAttccattttcttttcttttttttcagtttttaatAAATATCTGTTAATCAGAAACTAGTGTTAGAAATCGTTTTTTCCTCATTTTCGATGTGATGCCTTACAACGGGACCTTGGCAAAGTCATaggtcattaaaaaaaaaacactcactCCATAACTTATGTCAATGTTACCATAACTGAGACAGAGAAATTATAACATCAACATTGTGTTGACAGAAAACATAAATACAATTGTCGTTGACTGTGCAATGGATCTGGAAGACAAAGACACATTTATTAATCAGGCaacgtcacacacactctccaccgAAAAAAAAGTTTCTCCTTTTTCTCATCCTACTGTCCTTCCTCTAATTGTTGCCAGGACCTGTGGTCTACCATAACAATGGCGACCAGGAGCCACGCCCAAGTTCTCACCCATGAGCGATCGGTtctgtatgtttttatattggGGGTTTTGTGCAAAGGAAACCCATGTGAGTGTTGGAGGGAACATGCAAACTCCTCACAGAAAGGCCCAGGAGAAAGCTCACCTGAGCGTTGTACAGCGCCCTAGGATGCCCAGCACGTAGATCATGCCCACATGCAGAGTCCTGGGTTTGATTCTAGCTCAGGCCATTTCTgcgtgtctccccctctctctatcccataTATTTCCTGTCTGTCCAAAAAGGTCATGTCAGgtgatttttttctcttttttctcagcTCTCGTTCACAGATGAATCTGCCTGAAAACGACAGACAGTTGTAAACTATATTTATTTATAACACATTTATCATAACTAAATAAATATGTACGTTTTTGATATTTACATAAAGCTGAGTATAAAAATGCCTGTGAATTGAGTGACAGCTCAGTCATAAATCGCCATGCTATACTTTCCCTGTGTAGATTGGCAATTCCTTCCAGCCGTGGCCATCTTTTTGAGGATGTTGTAAACACCGGAGATTTTAAGAGTGACTGTTAAGAGATTGACAGGATAGTATTAAATCCAGAGGTTAGTGAGTGACAGCATTTGGTGTTGTTTGTCACTGCATCTGTAcctttgtttattgtttatgGCATGATTTACCACGCAACAAACTTCATGTCTACCTTTCAAAAATTACAAACAGTAAATTTGAGGAAGTCATATGCTTTCGGGGGCTACACAATACCCGGGGAGTTTATGCATAAGAGAGGGCTAGGATAGTTTCATAAACAGGAGACAAACTTGACCAAGGCGAACGTGTAATCACTCACCATCTGTCAAATGATGTCATTGGAACAGATAGCACCCTACAAACATTTTCCCAAGTTTTTTTGTTGAAAGAAATACCAACTTTTTCATTCAATCTCAGTCTGTCTTGCCTTTTGCCCAGTTTGTGTGCATTTAGCAAATTATTTCAAATTCAGGATCTATACTATTCCATAGAACTAGGAATTGAAATGCATAGCATTAATCATAGCATTCATAAGCTTCTTTTGTCAGTACTAGGGGGACATTGTAAGTCACATCCATCTGAAGGCCAGATGGGGGTTAAACAACATTGTTTTCCTCAGCATTCATTCTCCATCCAAACACAATTTTTTCCTCACAAACAGTTACATTGTTGTAAAAGCTGCATGAGATCTAGCTGCGATGACAGAGGATGAAATCATGAAATTGACTCAATACATTTTCTGTAAGGCATATAACTGTCTGTTATCACTCATCTGACATCACCAGTTGGAGGTCGAAAATCCTACTTACAAATGTATCTCAGACTGACATTTACCCACTATATTTTCTTGAAGTAAACTTACTGAGTTAGAGAAAGATGAAAGTGAGGTAATAAACTGATGTTTTGTAGTATAATGGTCATGGGATGCAGTTTCTCTTTCTGTATGAgcatttaaaatacatttttttatggcAAAGGCTCTTTTTCTTTACAAATGTATTAATACATTATATTTGACCAACCAATTTTTTCATAGCTTATTTTGAAAGATTTTTTCATAGCTTATTTTGATACAGGCTTTCATAATATTCTCTCTCAGTCACAATGTCCGTCTCTGGAAGGTTTTTAAGAGGTTCTGTTATTGTTGACTCAACTCAGTGTCAAATTGGCCCCGCTGTCTGTTACCAAGGCCCCAAGGCATAAGATGTTTGTGTACGATCACACAACCCTTCATAATGTATCTAATGACGGCACTGTGCATGAGTCATAGGATGTAATGTAGCATTGAGCACCTGGCTTACTGCCTGCCGGTCCTTACCTGTGAAAGAGGAGGACGAGACAgatatgtatttgtgtatttgGCTCTGTGACATGAATCAGCCATGAATCAAAGGATCTGGTGGACAGTAATTGTCATGTACACAGAACTTCAAAGGGGGAGTGAATTCCTAACCTGTTAGGTAGCTTGTTCAGGTCACTTGAATTTTGTGGATAAAATAAATGGTCACattaaatgtattgtaatgtGTTGTGTTCTAACGAATATTGTGTACAGTCTACTTAATATAGAACACCAATTGACTCTGCTTACGTaaacataaatgtaaaaaaaaaagaagtttggGACTATAGTCTACCTCACCTCTGTGAAGGACATTGATGGGCGTGTTGAGTGGTCAGTGCTGTGTGATCCACGAAAGCGAGTCCCGCCGTGCATGTTGAGTCAGCTGGCACAACTTGAAACCTAGTTCACAGGACGAGCTCTAGCTCGTTGATAGATTCGACTAGCGTAACTCCATTAAAGCATGTTTTAGTAACTTCGGCACTAATGCGGAGTGGGAAAGCATGTCGCGCAGAAAACAGGCAAAACCACAACATGTTGAGTTGGACCATAACATGTATTTATCCGAAAACGTGGGTATGTTTCCTTTGGTTATTTCTTTTCGAAAATGTACATCTTATGTAGGAAGttggtcattcattttttaccCTAAAGATTCAGAAAACAATGCATAAACCTGGTTTCGACAAAACTTACAGTATTTTACAAACAGGTTTCGAAACATGGTTTAGATATAACTTACAGTATTTTATAATGTAGACTTTATCACAGCTATAATTGATATCAGTTACTTCTCAATAGTTCGTATGTTAGTTTTGTTTCGACTTTTTTCTCACTT
Proteins encoded in this region:
- the rbl2 gene encoding retinoblastoma-like protein 2, with the protein product MSEEDDYLQQARMGFDDLCRSLNMDEEASTEAWKSYEDISKNYTLEGSELHWLACALYVACRTAVPTVDKGITEGNYVSLTRILRCSEQSLIEFFNKMKKWQDMANLPEEFRQSTEKLERNFTVSAVIFKKYVPIFKAIFKAPSDDPPRIHRNRKQRRHPCTVSEVFNFCWILFVHAKGNFPMISDDLVNSYHLLLCALDLVLTNALLCNGRRDLLNPSFRGLPEDFGNKDYKPGPGSYCFIEHLCELHDGLVLEAKGVKEHFWKPFIKRLFHKKILKGKEDSLTGFLDPMNFGDSFASLGRVYEEHVLAIGSLDERIFLGEGANEDIGTPGPCLCERLENKDASAYRLYSSLTVSTLKVSTPLTGRKYVQDNSMGTPVSTATQSVGRLHSLLTGLKHGPSTRLVDILRGCTRDPSEAISSRLKDMFQLFCQHYESKGEENGGLGKDIAVKYFRLAEALYYKILEAVIDQEKKRLGDTDLSGILEQDMFHRSLLACCVEIVMFSYRPPGEFPKVIQIFQIPAYHFYKVIEVLVRAEQGLFREVVKHLNQVEEQVLDSLAWRGDSPLWDSVKGAKNRVPACQEVMLPQYLEDSEGGSSSGSAPRTPIHHGADLTSHSTARGVSPSPTTLQDRYSSPPTGTFRRRLFVDGANAVTIEPSSTTTITTAATPIRGTQSPLVSTIPAGQTVVSMATATVTANNGQTVTIPVQGIANENGGITFIPVQVSVTGQGGATLQPLTAQSLTGTLSTQPVVTTTQSSPAPQGSPAASKPISKPQRKGSLSLFFRKVYHLASVRLRDLCVKLDISSELRRKIWTCFEYSLVHCTELMMDRHLDQLLMCAVYVMTKVTKEDKSFQNIMRSYRTQPQACSSVYRSVLISGRMRRHSGNSEGNRQNSPADARQELVSGDSSPMTMRSSSTLPAPQPGSDPSTPTAAPSSSTVSSLSPSSSLGLPAAQEEEERGDLIHFYNLVYIKQMRLYALRYCPGSPSAGTESPPLCPYPCMRSSSPRRVLLSHNHSIYISPHKSPGPATTTTTTTPPTTRDKIFYYICSSPAHRLQEINSMIRTGETPTKKRSMQLEEEPSPKRVCHDHRTALLRRLQDVANDRSSSH